The window CGGCGCCCGATGACCCGACCACAGCGGTGACGGCACCGGGGGCGAACTCGAGGTCGAGACCGTCGAGCACGCGTCGCTGCCCGAACGTCACCTGCAGGCCGCTGACGCCGGTCATGCCGCCACCTCGACGGGGGAGGGATGCCGCGTGACCCGGCGCGTCGGCCGGGGTCGCAGCATCCGCTTCTCGACACGTGCCGTGATCTGCTCGATCACGACCGTCAGCGCCCAGTAGATGATCGCCGTCGCCAGATACGCCTCGAAGTAGCGGTAGTCGCGCCCGCCGAGGATCTTCGCATATGCGGTGACCTCGACGACCGACACCACGAACGCCAGCGATGAGGCCTTGAGCATTCCGATGAACTGGCTGACCAGCGTCGGGAATGCCACGACGGCCGCGTGCGGGATGATCACCCGCCGCAGCGTCTGCCATCCGGTCATGCCCAGCGCGTGCGCCGCCTCGATCTCACGCTTGTCGACCGACAGCAGCGCGGCGCGGATCGTTTCGGACCCGTACCCCGCTTCGTGCAGGGCGAAGGTGAAGGTCGCGATGAGAAAGGGCGAGAGCGCCAAAGCGTCGAAGTCGGTACCCAGCCAACGGTTGCTCAACAGAATGAGGATGGGCGCCGCGTTCACGTTCAGCAGCAGCTGCACCAGGGCCGGCGTGCCGCGCAGGTACGACACCAGCACAGCGTTCAGCTGCGAGAGCACCGGCACGCGCCCCATCTTGATGAGGGCCATGACGAGGCCGATGATCACTCCGAGCACAGTGGCCGCGATGCTCAGCAGCAACGTGACCGGGATGTACGGGATCAGAGCGAGCGTGTACCGCAGCAACGCTCCAACGTCGACGATGTCGTCCATCGGGTCACTGCTTGGGCGTGAGGTCGAGCCCGAAGAACTTCTCGCTGAGGCTTGTCAGCGTGCCGTCGGCGTTCAGCTTCTGCAGCGCGCCGTTGATCTCCGACTCGATGGTGGTGGCGTTCTCGGTATGCCGTGAGACCGCGAACGCCGACTTCAGGCTCGTGCCGTAGGTCGATTCGAGATAGTCGCCGTCCAGCGGCACGAAGGTGAGGCCGAGCTTGGCGGCACCGTAGCCGTCGAAGACCACGCGCTCGGTGAAAAGAAAGTCGACGGCGCCGGCGGCGAGGTTCTTGTACTGGGTCTGCAGATCGGCCTCGGAGTAGGTGATGTCGATGGTGTGGCCCGGGTTCGCGTCGTTGTACTGCTCGAGCACGCGGGTGAAGTTCAGACCCGCCTGACCGTAGGTCTTCTTGCCGGCCAGGTCGTCGATCTTCGTGATGTTCGTCAGGCCGCTGTCGGGCCGAACCCCGACGCCGAACTGCGCCTGCAGGTACGGGTCGGTGAAGTCGTACTTCTCGCGACGCTCGGCCGTGGCCGACAGGTTGTTCGCGACGATGTTGTACCGCCCCGAGTCCAAGCCCGCGAAAAGCGCGTCGAACTCGGCGACCTGAAAGTCGAACGACACATCAGGCAGCAACTTGTCGACGGCGCGCAGCACCTCGATGTCGTAGCCGGTGAGCTGGTCGTCGTCATCGAGATAGGTGTACGGCTTGGGATTCGCACCGGTCGCCACCACGACCTTCTGCACGCCGGGCTCGGCGTCGGCTTCGGCTCCGGATGCCGCGCACCCGGCCATCCCCATCGCGGCAACGACCAGGCTGCTGGCGATCAGGGTGCGGCGAATGCGTGACATGGCTGTCCTCTCGAAGGGCGCGTGGTGCGCGATGTGATCAGAACGCTAGAAGCCGCGCCGACGAACCGGCGAAATGTGCGACGCTCTCTTACCCAGAGTGACGAAGTGTGTCGCGGCGCCGACGCTTCGGCGTCGGGCGATGCTCGGCCGGGACACAGCCACGACCGGTCGGTCATGGATAAAATCGAACGTTGGCACGCGCACGCGTGCCCGCGAGCAGAGCGGCCGGATCCGCAGCGTGCGCCGCACGCTCGCCCACGATCCTGCTGCGCGCCCGTGTTCCAGACCTCAGGAGACGACACATGGCCGGCGTGACAGGTCGCGTCTGGGAACCGTCGACGCGACCGGCCTCGACGATCGGTGCGGCGCCGGCCGAGGCCACGGCCACCGCTCATGCCAAGGTGATCCTGCTCGGCGAGCACGCCGTCGTGCACGGTGCTCCGGCCATTGCTCTGCCGGTTCACGGCCTCGCGCTGACCGCCACCGTCACCCGCACCGACCGACCGCTGTGGATCGACTCGGTGCTCTACCGCGGTCCGATCGCCGCCGCCCCCGAGCTGCTGGCGGCACCCGTGACGGCCATCGTCGAGACGCTGCGCCACGTCGGTGCGCCGGCGACCGGGCGTGCGGTGCGCATCGACGGCGAGATCCCCGCCGAACGGGGGCTCGGCTCGAGCGCGGCGGTGGCGGCGGCGATCGCCGCGGCGGTGGCACGCAGCTGCGGCGTCGAACTCGATGCCGCCGAGCGCTTCGCCCTCATCCAGGCCGCCGAGCGTGTCGCACACGGCACGCCCAGCGGGCTCGATGCCCGCTCTGTCGTCTCCGACACGCCGGTGTGGTTCCAGGCGGGCCAGGCGCGCGAGCTGCCCTCCGCCCTCGGCGGCGTGTTCGTGATCGCCGACACCGGGCTGCGCGGCCGCACCCGTGAGGCCGTCGCCGGCGTCGCCGCGCTGAAGGCGGCCGAACCCGACCGGGTGGCCGGCATCCTCTCCCGCATCCAGGAGTGCACCCAGGCCGCCGTCGACGACCTCGCCGGCGACGACCGTGCCGCGCTCGGCGCGCGGATGAGCCAGGTGCACGCTCTGCTGCGCGAGCTGACCGTCAGCAATCCGCA is drawn from Microbacterium protaetiae and contains these coding sequences:
- a CDS encoding amino acid ABC transporter permease, which encodes MDDIVDVGALLRYTLALIPYIPVTLLLSIAATVLGVIIGLVMALIKMGRVPVLSQLNAVLVSYLRGTPALVQLLLNVNAAPILILLSNRWLGTDFDALALSPFLIATFTFALHEAGYGSETIRAALLSVDKREIEAAHALGMTGWQTLRRVIIPHAAVVAFPTLVSQFIGMLKASSLAFVVSVVEVTAYAKILGGRDYRYFEAYLATAIIYWALTVVIEQITARVEKRMLRPRPTRRVTRHPSPVEVAA
- a CDS encoding transporter substrate-binding domain-containing protein; this encodes MSRIRRTLIASSLVVAAMGMAGCAASGAEADAEPGVQKVVVATGANPKPYTYLDDDDQLTGYDIEVLRAVDKLLPDVSFDFQVAEFDALFAGLDSGRYNIVANNLSATAERREKYDFTDPYLQAQFGVGVRPDSGLTNITKIDDLAGKKTYGQAGLNFTRVLEQYNDANPGHTIDITYSEADLQTQYKNLAAGAVDFLFTERVVFDGYGAAKLGLTFVPLDGDYLESTYGTSLKSAFAVSRHTENATTIESEINGALQKLNADGTLTSLSEKFFGLDLTPKQ
- the mvk gene encoding mevalonate kinase produces the protein MAGVTGRVWEPSTRPASTIGAAPAEATATAHAKVILLGEHAVVHGAPAIALPVHGLALTATVTRTDRPLWIDSVLYRGPIAAAPELLAAPVTAIVETLRHVGAPATGRAVRIDGEIPAERGLGSSAAVAAAIAAAVARSCGVELDAAERFALIQAAERVAHGTPSGLDARSVVSDTPVWFQAGQARELPSALGGVFVIADTGLRGRTREAVAGVAALKAAEPDRVAGILSRIQECTQAAVDDLAGDDRAALGARMSQVHALLRELTVSNPHLDRLVASAEAAGALGAKLTGGGRGGCVLALAETAQNAETIAAAMRENGAERTWMLRPEETTA